Proteins co-encoded in one Gracilimonas sp. genomic window:
- the trkA gene encoding Trk system potassium transporter TrkA, whose product MKIVIIGAGEIGYDLASVLSSEKHDVTVLDREKECLNKVSDSLDVLTIEGNATSVKDLVKTDVANADILISVTSIDEVNMISGMIGKRLGAKMVIARIRSDEFSQDNAPLTPSDLGIDVMIHPELSAAQEIAQLLKRSSASDVINLAEDRMQLIGIRLEPDSPLIGKSLNEYSALHSDVTFRVVAIGRRGRTIIPNGSVKLQKYDQMFVLAKTENIPFIIETTGKKEMELNSVMIAGGSAMGAMIARILCADPSKKWSIKLIEPDYDTAEELAIELKEVMVLNGNPTDPDLLATEGISDMDAFIAVTDDEESNIISCLMAKHLEVKKTVALVSKPDFIPLAQTIGLDAVINKKVAASNEIHRYVRRGRVISVTELRGIKAEVIELQANEGSKITQKPIKKLRLPDGCVIGGVLCDGSVEIATGATEVKANDRVMIFCVPSAIDKVTKLFQ is encoded by the coding sequence TTGAAGATTGTTATTATTGGTGCCGGAGAGATTGGATACGACCTCGCCAGCGTACTTTCATCAGAAAAACACGACGTTACCGTGCTTGACCGTGAGAAAGAGTGCCTCAACAAGGTATCAGATTCTCTCGATGTGCTCACCATAGAAGGAAATGCCACCTCCGTTAAAGATCTCGTAAAAACGGATGTAGCTAACGCTGATATACTGATATCGGTTACCAGCATCGATGAGGTGAATATGATTTCCGGTATGATCGGGAAACGACTGGGGGCAAAAATGGTTATTGCCCGGATTCGCAGCGACGAGTTCTCTCAGGATAATGCTCCCCTTACCCCTTCCGATCTTGGTATCGACGTAATGATCCATCCCGAGCTGAGTGCCGCCCAGGAAATCGCCCAGTTGTTGAAGAGGTCATCAGCCAGTGATGTAATTAACCTTGCGGAAGACCGCATGCAGCTAATTGGGATACGCCTGGAGCCTGATTCACCTTTAATTGGCAAATCCTTAAATGAATATTCAGCCCTTCACTCTGATGTCACTTTTCGCGTGGTAGCTATTGGTCGACGTGGCCGCACTATTATTCCCAATGGTTCAGTAAAACTTCAGAAATATGACCAGATGTTTGTTCTGGCTAAAACCGAAAACATTCCCTTCATCATTGAAACGACTGGTAAAAAAGAGATGGAATTGAATTCGGTGATGATTGCCGGTGGTTCCGCTATGGGAGCCATGATAGCGCGGATTCTCTGCGCCGATCCTTCCAAAAAATGGTCCATTAAACTGATTGAACCGGACTATGATACCGCTGAGGAACTCGCTATCGAGCTTAAGGAAGTGATGGTATTAAACGGGAATCCTACCGACCCGGATTTACTGGCCACCGAGGGTATCAGCGACATGGATGCTTTCATAGCGGTGACTGATGACGAGGAATCCAACATTATATCCTGCCTGATGGCCAAGCACCTTGAGGTCAAAAAGACGGTAGCCCTTGTATCCAAACCCGATTTCATCCCATTGGCTCAAACTATTGGACTGGATGCCGTTATAAACAAGAAAGTAGCTGCTTCCAACGAAATACACCGTTATGTGCGCCGGGGACGCGTAATTTCAGTTACCGAACTGAGAGGTATTAAAGCAGAGGTTATTGAACTGCAAGCTAACGAAGGCTCTAAAATCACCCAAAAACCCATCAAAAAATTGCGTCTTCCGGATGGATGCGTGATCGGTGGTGTTCTTTGCGATGGTTCGGTTGAAATTGCCACCGGTGCAACGGAAGTAAAGGCAAACGATCGGGTTATGATATTCTGCGTGCCTTCTGCCATCGATAAAGTAACCAAGCTTTTTCAATAA
- a CDS encoding TrkH family potassium uptake protein has translation MALSPTSNLNRANIDFLVVLGVLGAFIFFMGFALMLPAFVDFYYGEDTWHSFLFSAAIAFVVGGALWYSFRPQEELRVREGFLIVSLTWLSLSLVGALPFVISGVLPSFTDAVFETMSGLSTTGSTILGGTTSDGFRNPQIEDIPKSFLFWRSLAHWLGGMGIIVLSLAILPLLGIGGMQLFQAESPGPTADKLTPRVQETAKLLWGIYVAFTAAEFILLWLHPSMDWFEAINHAFATMATGGFSTKNASIEAFNSAYVDWVIIIFMYLAGINFAMHFRLIQGDKGAFLGNREIRFYTLVIFIGIVIISGSLWVIDNYNILDALRYGAFQVLAIVTTTGFGTDNYEVWNSIGAFFLFLLFFTGGCAGSTGGGIKMIRWMILIRNTGREIKQIIHPKAILPVRIGDQAINRNIQQTVLSFFILYVFIFAAGAFAISLFGYDIMSSIGASIAAIGNIGPGWGDFGPTDNFAGLPYLGKWILIMLMMVGRLEIFTVLIIFSPAFWKQ, from the coding sequence ATGGCTCTTTCACCGACTTCAAACCTGAACCGGGCAAATATTGACTTCCTTGTCGTTTTGGGAGTTTTGGGTGCATTCATCTTTTTTATGGGTTTCGCCCTGATGCTTCCTGCATTCGTTGATTTTTACTATGGAGAAGATACCTGGCACTCCTTCCTATTTTCAGCAGCCATCGCTTTTGTGGTGGGTGGTGCTCTTTGGTATTCCTTTCGCCCTCAGGAAGAGCTCAGAGTCCGCGAAGGATTCCTGATTGTAAGCCTTACCTGGCTTTCACTCTCACTGGTCGGAGCCCTTCCTTTTGTGATCTCAGGAGTTCTCCCTTCTTTTACCGATGCCGTTTTCGAAACCATGAGCGGTTTGTCAACCACCGGCTCAACCATACTGGGCGGAACCACCAGCGACGGTTTCCGGAATCCACAGATTGAAGATATCCCCAAAAGCTTTTTATTCTGGCGCTCGCTCGCTCACTGGCTGGGGGGAATGGGTATTATCGTTTTATCATTGGCGATCCTTCCCTTATTGGGAATTGGAGGCATGCAGCTGTTTCAGGCAGAATCACCCGGCCCCACTGCCGATAAGCTCACCCCGCGTGTGCAAGAGACAGCTAAGCTTTTATGGGGCATTTACGTTGCCTTTACAGCAGCCGAATTCATTTTGCTGTGGCTTCATCCTTCCATGGACTGGTTCGAAGCCATTAACCATGCTTTTGCGACTATGGCAACGGGTGGATTTTCAACCAAAAATGCCAGTATCGAGGCCTTCAACTCTGCCTATGTGGATTGGGTCATTATCATTTTTATGTACCTGGCAGGCATTAACTTTGCCATGCACTTCCGGCTTATTCAGGGCGACAAAGGGGCCTTTTTGGGCAACCGGGAGATTCGATTTTACACGCTCGTTATTTTCATCGGCATCGTAATCATCTCCGGTTCGCTGTGGGTAATTGATAACTATAACATTCTTGACGCTCTTCGATACGGCGCCTTTCAGGTACTGGCCATTGTAACAACCACCGGCTTTGGAACCGACAATTATGAAGTCTGGAATTCTATTGGGGCCTTTTTCCTGTTCCTGCTCTTTTTCACCGGTGGATGTGCCGGCTCAACCGGCGGCGGTATTAAAATGATCCGCTGGATGATTCTGATTCGTAACACCGGACGAGAGATCAAGCAAATCATTCACCCCAAAGCGATCCTTCCTGTAAGAATAGGCGATCAGGCCATTAACCGAAATATCCAGCAGACGGTGCTGAGCTTTTTCATTCTCTATGTGTTCATTTTTGCAGCAGGGGCTTTTGCTATCAGTCTGTTTGGCTACGATATCATGTCATCCATTGGGGCAAGTATAGCTGCTATTGGTAATATCGGACCGGGTTGGGGTGATTTTGGTCCTACAGATAACTTTGCCGGACTTCCTTACCTCGGGAAATGGATTTTGATTATGCTGATGATGGTGGGGCGGCTCGAAATTTTCACCGTACTGATCATCTTCTCTCCTGCTTTCTGGAAACAGTGA
- a CDS encoding alpha/beta hydrolase: MGKDIFKSQEARNRQEEWFQLFLSKVDLNVEFKMVATSFGESHVLVAGNPDKPPLVCLHAMLNSSAHLLSEIRHLAEHYQLILPDIPGFSVKGIPERLSFKDNSHSQWLAGVIDSCGLETVHLFGVSIGGYIVREFSTAFPERVGKLILLVPAGIFQAPVMKGLMTLTIPMIKYKFNPSEENLKKLVDYFLTTWDDDWAHFLGDSINDFITPKRIPSVASDEELQNLNMPVLTIAADNDLSFPGEPLIERAKAHIPNVETELLPDTRHSPPTTEEFRRWLSQRVDTFLKG, from the coding sequence GTGGGAAAAGATATTTTCAAGAGTCAGGAAGCGCGAAACAGGCAGGAAGAATGGTTTCAACTTTTTTTATCTAAGGTTGATCTGAATGTGGAGTTTAAGATGGTTGCTACCTCATTCGGGGAAAGCCATGTTTTAGTGGCCGGTAATCCTGATAAGCCACCGTTGGTTTGCCTGCACGCTATGCTTAACAGTTCGGCTCACTTGCTTTCTGAAATCAGGCACCTGGCCGAGCATTACCAACTCATCCTTCCGGATATCCCCGGTTTTTCCGTGAAAGGCATCCCTGAACGGCTTTCATTTAAAGACAATAGTCATTCTCAATGGCTTGCCGGGGTTATAGACTCTTGTGGACTTGAAACGGTTCACTTATTCGGGGTAAGCATAGGCGGATATATTGTCCGTGAATTTTCAACGGCATTTCCCGAACGAGTAGGTAAGTTGATCCTGTTAGTTCCGGCGGGCATTTTTCAAGCTCCGGTGATGAAAGGCTTAATGACCCTGACGATTCCGATGATTAAATATAAATTCAACCCGTCCGAAGAGAACCTGAAAAAACTGGTAGATTATTTCTTAACAACCTGGGATGATGATTGGGCTCATTTTCTTGGTGATTCCATAAATGACTTCATCACTCCAAAGAGAATTCCGTCGGTCGCCTCTGATGAAGAACTGCAAAACTTGAATATGCCGGTTCTCACTATTGCTGCAGACAATGATTTGTCTTTTCCCGGAGAACCATTGATTGAAAGGGCAAAAGCACACATCCCGAATGTTGAAACGGAGCTGCTGCCGGATACCCGACACAGTCCACCAACTACGGAAGAATTCAGGAGATGGCTCTCTCAACGGGTAGATACATTTTTAAAGGGATGA
- a CDS encoding FAD-dependent protein has protein sequence MQKELQIRVLPEVAGESHLLEEYLIDKEGLAPEDLRHVQVLRRSIDARSRQAYYNLKVRMYINEEFEPDEISLPDYPNVSNAEEVIIIGAGPAGLFAALELLENGLKPVIIERGKNAKDRIQDLKGINVRHEVNEDSNYCFGEGGAGTYSDGKLYTRSKKRGDVRKVLDLLVGFGAVKNILVEAHPHIGTNKLPDIIANMRECILQHGGDIHFNTRVTDLIADSSSIKGVIAQDGTRFTAKSVILATGHSARDIFELLYRKGIEIELKPLAIGVRVEHPQSLIDTIQYNCETRGDYLPPAAYSIVKQVDDRGVYSFCMCPGGVIAPCATSPGEVVTNGWSSSRRARSTANSGIVVELKPEDFKPFEEFGPLAAMEFQRSIEQKAWAEGGKTQTAPAQRLRDFIKGDVSEDLPNTSYAPGITSVELGSVLPDFIHKNLKEGFLQFDRSMRGYLTNDAVVHAPESRTSSPVKIPRNRETLEHVQIAGLYPCGEGAGYAGGIVSAAMDGMRCAKQVKMRRGNEA, from the coding sequence ATGCAGAAAGAACTACAGATCCGAGTGCTGCCCGAAGTGGCAGGAGAGTCTCATTTACTTGAAGAATACCTAATTGATAAAGAGGGGTTAGCCCCGGAAGATCTGCGTCATGTGCAGGTATTACGTCGTTCCATCGATGCCCGATCCAGACAGGCTTACTACAACCTCAAAGTACGGATGTATATCAATGAGGAGTTTGAACCGGATGAAATCTCCCTTCCCGATTATCCCAATGTGAGTAATGCCGAAGAGGTGATAATAATTGGAGCCGGTCCTGCAGGCTTGTTTGCTGCACTTGAGCTGCTGGAAAATGGGCTGAAGCCGGTCATCATTGAGCGTGGAAAAAATGCAAAAGACCGGATTCAGGACCTCAAGGGAATTAACGTCAGGCATGAGGTGAATGAGGATTCGAACTACTGCTTTGGGGAAGGCGGTGCCGGAACCTATTCGGATGGTAAGCTATACACGCGCTCCAAAAAGCGGGGGGATGTTCGGAAAGTGCTGGATCTGCTGGTTGGTTTCGGAGCGGTAAAGAATATCCTGGTGGAAGCACACCCTCACATTGGAACCAATAAACTGCCGGATATTATAGCCAACATGCGGGAGTGTATTTTACAGCACGGCGGAGACATTCATTTCAATACCCGTGTTACCGATCTCATTGCTGATTCTTCGTCCATAAAAGGAGTGATTGCCCAAGACGGAACCAGGTTTACCGCTAAAAGTGTAATCCTGGCGACCGGACATTCGGCTCGAGATATTTTTGAGCTGTTATACCGAAAAGGAATTGAAATTGAACTCAAACCACTGGCCATCGGTGTACGGGTTGAGCATCCGCAATCACTGATAGACACCATTCAGTATAATTGTGAAACCCGGGGAGACTATCTTCCGCCTGCTGCCTACAGTATTGTTAAACAGGTGGATGATCGCGGGGTGTATTCGTTTTGTATGTGTCCGGGTGGCGTTATAGCTCCCTGTGCAACCTCGCCGGGGGAAGTTGTGACCAACGGGTGGTCTTCTTCACGCCGGGCCCGATCTACGGCCAATTCAGGCATTGTGGTAGAATTGAAGCCTGAAGACTTTAAGCCTTTTGAAGAATTCGGACCACTTGCGGCCATGGAATTTCAGCGCTCCATAGAACAGAAAGCCTGGGCAGAAGGAGGGAAAACCCAAACGGCACCGGCTCAGCGCCTGCGGGACTTTATCAAAGGGGATGTTTCTGAGGACTTGCCCAACACCTCTTATGCACCGGGCATTACCTCGGTTGAACTGGGTTCGGTTTTGCCAGACTTCATCCATAAAAACCTGAAAGAAGGGTTTCTTCAATTCGATCGCAGTATGCGAGGTTACCTGACTAATGACGCCGTGGTTCATGCTCCTGAATCCCGTACTTCAAGTCCTGTTAAAATCCCAAGAAACAGAGAAACCCTGGAGCATGTACAAATTGCCGGATTATATCCCTGTGGTGAAGGAGCCGGCTATGCAGGGGGAATTGTTTCTGCAGCCATGGATGGAATGAGGTGTGCCAAGCAGGTTAAGATGAGACGGGGAAACGAAGCATAA
- a CDS encoding YceI family protein has protein sequence MNKAIFHTTFFILIAGASCVFAAVQSNEEQRTDSTESINLIVDTEQSVVKWRGTEMRGSDSHEGILKLREGHLELDGGQLTSGYFIADMHSITVTDIPKSDPVPRRYLTEHLESEDFFYVEKYPTAVFEITQTRKLEGERVRITGNLSVRDVTREVEFNAAKTSDKSGIRYNASFTIDRFEYNISYQGSYWKRLTSLIDNNFVDPDISISVELVALTMNN, from the coding sequence ATGAATAAGGCAATCTTCCATACCACCTTTTTTATTCTGATTGCCGGTGCTTCATGTGTATTCGCAGCGGTTCAAAGTAACGAAGAGCAAAGAACAGACTCAACCGAAAGCATAAACCTGATTGTGGATACCGAGCAATCGGTAGTAAAATGGAGAGGAACCGAAATGCGAGGTTCCGACAGCCACGAAGGAATACTGAAGTTGCGTGAAGGCCACCTGGAATTAGATGGTGGCCAGCTGACCAGCGGTTATTTCATAGCCGATATGCACTCCATAACGGTAACCGACATTCCCAAAAGTGATCCGGTTCCGCGGCGATATTTAACCGAGCATCTGGAAAGTGAAGACTTCTTTTATGTGGAGAAATATCCAACAGCGGTATTTGAAATCACCCAAACCAGGAAGCTGGAAGGTGAACGGGTGAGGATAACAGGCAACTTGTCGGTCAGAGATGTAACCCGGGAAGTAGAATTCAACGCCGCGAAAACATCGGATAAGTCAGGCATTCGTTACAATGCTTCATTTACCATCGACCGGTTTGAGTATAATATCTCTTATCAGGGAAGTTATTGGAAACGGCTCACCAGTCTTATCGATAATAATTTTGTTGATCCAGATATCTCCATTTCCGTTGAGCTGGTTGCACTCACCATGAATAATTGA
- a CDS encoding LytTR family DNA-binding domain-containing protein, whose amino-acid sequence MSYLKQLYQPIKVPSTGLFSVENKKYFMGFCAFWLFIAFLEFGQDYISSVLQNSAFRAGESLAYKLFWPLFIPFFIALDFGIAKAGERTSGFLYIAVLGVQIIMVTFVHLLVFSVILFGVSILIHDNPMTLLYILFEKLSTRLYIALSVYTALSGLTVYMKRRRTGEKQASADQPQTLTIKNGRSNLVVDVNDIKWISSDGAYLDIFTDKQKHVRLDSLKNIIEDLPNHFKRIHKSTIVNTHRIEELQSRGNGDYDVILDDGNQVRLSRNYADALRGNLL is encoded by the coding sequence ATGAGTTATTTAAAGCAGCTTTATCAACCTATAAAAGTCCCTTCAACGGGGTTATTCTCGGTGGAGAATAAAAAGTATTTTATGGGCTTTTGTGCGTTTTGGCTGTTCATTGCTTTTCTGGAATTCGGTCAGGATTACATCAGTTCGGTGCTTCAGAATAGTGCCTTCAGGGCGGGAGAGTCATTAGCTTACAAACTCTTTTGGCCACTATTTATCCCGTTTTTTATAGCACTGGATTTTGGCATAGCCAAAGCAGGAGAACGAACATCCGGGTTTCTATATATCGCCGTGTTGGGTGTTCAAATCATAATGGTAACATTTGTTCATCTGCTGGTTTTTTCTGTGATACTGTTCGGGGTTTCCATTCTCATCCACGACAACCCCATGACCCTGCTCTATATCCTCTTTGAAAAACTTTCCACCCGATTGTATATAGCACTGTCGGTTTATACGGCTCTTTCAGGATTGACGGTTTATATGAAACGCAGAAGAACCGGGGAAAAACAGGCATCTGCGGATCAGCCCCAAACCCTAACCATCAAGAATGGACGAAGTAACCTGGTGGTGGATGTTAACGACATCAAGTGGATTAGTTCGGATGGTGCTTACCTCGATATTTTCACCGACAAACAAAAGCACGTGCGACTCGACAGCCTGAAGAATATAATCGAAGACTTGCCCAATCACTTCAAGCGAATTCATAAATCCACCATCGTGAACACTCACCGAATTGAGGAATTACAGTCGCGCGGAAACGGGGATTATGATGTGATATTGGATGACGGAAATCAGGTTCGGCTCAGTCGTAATTATGCAGATGCGCTCAGGGGAAATTTGCTGTAG
- a CDS encoding NAD(P)-dependent alcohol dehydrogenase, whose product MKAILLKEYGLPHKLEVGEVSKPVPKDDEVLVYIHSASINDWDWGLVRGNPFIIRMLYGLRTPKIRIPGVDISGTIEAVGEKVSSFSIGDEIYCDLSECGFGGFAEYVCVPEKMVSKKPGNLSHNEAAALPHAGLLALQGLIHKRELKSGERILINGAGGGVGTLAIQMLKPLQAEVTGVDSGEKLEMMKSLGYDHVIDYKTTDFTETGDRYDLILDAKTNRSVFTYARCLKKKGRYVTVGGSMPRLFGIVLSGWILSLFTGKKLSVLALKPNKGLDQLTRLAEKGILKPVIDGPYPFDQIPELIQYFGEGKHKGKIVVEF is encoded by the coding sequence ATGAAAGCCATATTATTAAAGGAATACGGATTGCCGCATAAGCTGGAGGTTGGGGAAGTTTCCAAGCCGGTTCCGAAGGATGACGAAGTGTTGGTTTACATTCATTCGGCATCTATCAACGACTGGGATTGGGGACTGGTCAGAGGAAATCCGTTTATAATTCGCATGCTATACGGATTGCGAACCCCAAAAATCCGGATCCCCGGGGTAGATATTTCCGGAACCATCGAAGCGGTAGGGGAAAAAGTAAGTTCCTTCAGCATCGGCGATGAGATATACTGCGACCTTTCAGAATGCGGCTTTGGCGGATTTGCCGAATACGTGTGTGTACCGGAGAAAATGGTATCAAAAAAGCCCGGGAACCTGAGTCATAATGAAGCCGCGGCCCTTCCGCACGCCGGACTTCTGGCTCTACAGGGACTTATCCATAAAAGGGAATTGAAATCCGGTGAAAGGATACTGATAAACGGGGCCGGAGGTGGAGTTGGTACCCTGGCCATCCAAATGCTGAAGCCATTACAGGCAGAAGTAACCGGGGTGGATAGCGGAGAAAAGCTTGAAATGATGAAGTCGCTGGGATATGATCATGTGATCGATTACAAGACAACGGACTTTACAGAAACCGGAGACCGGTATGACCTTATCCTCGATGCAAAAACAAACCGGTCGGTGTTTACCTATGCCCGATGTCTCAAAAAGAAGGGGAGGTATGTCACCGTTGGAGGTTCGATGCCCCGGTTATTTGGAATAGTATTGTCAGGGTGGATTCTGTCACTCTTTACCGGTAAAAAACTTAGTGTTCTTGCCCTGAAACCGAATAAGGGTTTGGATCAGCTGACAAGACTTGCGGAAAAAGGGATACTTAAACCCGTTATCGACGGACCGTACCCCTTTGATCAAATCCCGGAATTGATTCAGTATTTCGGAGAGGGAAAGCATAAAGGAAAGATTGTGGTTGAGTTCTAA
- a CDS encoding type II toxin-antitoxin system RelE/ParE family toxin, with translation MEVILTDRFLTRVEECTDYIALDHIPTAIQWAEGIFEHCEQLRTQPDSGRMIPEFNRPEIKELIHGNYRLVYELKPNRVDMLTIWHTSQVLPKKPY, from the coding sequence ATGGAAGTAATTTTAACCGATCGGTTTTTAACAAGGGTTGAAGAGTGTACAGATTATATTGCTTTAGATCATATCCCTACGGCTATCCAATGGGCTGAAGGTATTTTTGAGCATTGTGAGCAACTCAGGACACAGCCCGATAGTGGAAGAATGATTCCGGAGTTTAACCGGCCGGAGATAAAAGAACTTATCCATGGTAATTATCGCCTGGTGTACGAGTTAAAACCAAATCGGGTAGACATGCTTACCATTTGGCATACAAGTCAAGTATTACCTAAAAAACCATATTAA
- a CDS encoding type II toxin-antitoxin system Phd/YefM family antitoxin, with the protein MNISITNDIEPLSEFRRKSADFVKRLKKEKQPIVLTQHGKSAAVLMDVSEYERVTKRMEMLEDLLEAKQQVEQGKTYSVDEAKNRIESHLSKWK; encoded by the coding sequence ATGAATATTTCTATTACCAACGATATCGAACCCCTCTCTGAGTTTAGAAGGAAATCTGCTGATTTTGTGAAACGCTTAAAAAAGGAAAAGCAACCTATCGTGCTTACTCAACATGGGAAGAGTGCTGCGGTTTTAATGGATGTATCAGAATATGAACGGGTCACTAAAAGAATGGAAATGCTGGAAGATTTACTGGAAGCCAAGCAACAGGTGGAACAAGGCAAGACCTATTCTGTGGATGAAGCAAAAAATAGAATCGAAAGTCATCTTTCTAAATGGAAGTAA